The Pygocentrus nattereri isolate fPygNat1 chromosome 2, fPygNat1.pri, whole genome shotgun sequence genome has a window encoding:
- the gal3st3 gene encoding galactose-3-O-sulfotransferase 3 — translation MSQKKIFLVLVAITTVSFLLHHGGHLSWTMEAFRLGCSSMRFSFSSDGGSPRHKHTSVVFLKTHKTASTTVQNILFRFAERNNLTVALPVTACDHQFCYPRLFSSHFVHPHTTPPDIITNHLRFSRSEVHRLMPNDTFYITILREPGAMFESLFSYYNQYCQSFKRVPNGSLEAFLDEPWSYYRPEEKDAMYARNTLTFDLGGDKDRPSADTKMYAKRFAAEVERTFSLVMIAEYFDESLVLLRRLLSWDLEDVLYVKLNMRTASSKSSLSNELRAKIRSWNAIDAVLYDHFNASLWRQLNTIGLACVAREVQLLRRARDQLVRSCFGGRLPQLRSAAQITNKDLRPWQPSSKVAIVGYDLPANISNKSSGLPQEMCLKLIMPEVQYTRLLLRSESLRYRNRFPLRSSQQTLKRSGQRREISVLSSTQRPSGALGRTTRGTLRLTQQPIN, via the exons ATGTCTCAGAAGAAGATATTCCTTGTTCTGGTGGCGATTACTACTGTCAGCTTCCTGTTGCATCATGGGGGTCACCTCAGCTG GACTATGGAAGCATTCCGATTGGGCTGCTCGTCCATgcgcttctctttctcttcagaCGGTGGCAGTCCTCGCCACAAGCACACCAGCGTCGTTTTCCTGAAGACGCACAAGACGGCCAGCACCACAGTGCAGAACATCCTTTTTCGCTTTGCAGAGCGCAACAACCTGACTGTGGCGCTGCCTGTCACAGCTTGTGACCACCAGTTCTGCTACCCACGCCTCTTCAGTAGCCATTTTGTTCATCCACACACCACGCCACCGGACATCATCACCAACCACTTGCGCTTTAGTCGTTCCGAAGTGCACCGCCTCATGCCCAATGACACTTTCTACATCACTATCCTGCGAGAGCCAGGTGCCATGTTCGAGTCACTGTTCAGCTACTATAATCAGTACTGCCAGAGCTTCAAGCGTGTCCCCAATGGCTCCCTAGAGGCTTTTCTGGACGAGCCCTGGTCCTACTACCGTCCAGAAGAAAAGGACGCCATGTATGCAAGGAACACGTTGACCTTCGACTTAGGTGGTGACAAGGATCGGCCTTCGGCAGACACCAAAATGTATGCAAAGCGGTTTGCAGCAGAAGTGGAGCGAACCTTCTCGCTAGTCATGATTGCAGAATATTTTGATGAATCGCTAGTCTTGCTACGACGCCTGTTGTCGTGGGATTTAGAGGATGTGCTTTACGTCAAACTCAACATGCGCACTGCTTCCTCGAAGAGCAGCCTTTCCAATGAACTAAGGGCCAAAATACGCTCATGGAATGCCATTGATGCTGTGCTCTACGACCACTTCAATGCCTCACTGTGGCGACAACTTAACACAATTGGCCTAGCATGTGTGGCTAGAGAAGTGCAGCTCCTGAGGCGTGCCCGGGACCAGCTGGTCCGCAGCTGCTTTGGCGGTCGACTGCCTCAGCTGCGTTCAGCTGCTCAGATCACCAACAAGGATCTGCGGCCCTGGCAGCCCAGCTCCAAAGTGGCTATTGTTGGTTATGATCTGCCTGctaacatttcaaataaaagctCAGGCCTTCCTCAGGAGATGTGCCTGAAGCTCATTATGCCTGAAGTGCAATACACACGGCTATTGCTGCGTTCAGAATCGCTGCGCTACCGGAATAGGTTTCCATTACGTTCATCCCAACAGACCCTGAAACGGTCAGGGCAACGACGAGAAATCTCTGTCCTGAGCTCTACCCAGCGACCTTCAGGTGCACTAGGTAGAACCACCAGAGGAACTCTACGTTTAACCCAGCAGCCCATTAATTAG